In one Moritella sp. 5 genomic region, the following are encoded:
- a CDS encoding type II secretion system protein: MKDEIGFSLIELTFVIVILSVLAMFAIPEYTKTHREAKIAVLNDMRGKLNNAVDNLKTASNIDSRQQTLPNGLTFVQYDTHKSYRVSGQLLYPTEICHILGLTTRPLVEGIEADSIDASYTCKNENKSYSWVKMNKLESTDCTLSYRARYNEDIITSVDIKLVGECLE, translated from the coding sequence ATGAAAGATGAAATTGGCTTTTCATTAATTGAATTAACGTTTGTTATTGTAATTCTTTCTGTCCTCGCAATGTTCGCCATACCTGAATATACAAAGACACACCGAGAAGCTAAAATTGCAGTGCTTAATGATATGCGTGGCAAGTTGAATAATGCGGTCGATAATTTAAAAACAGCCTCAAATATCGATTCGCGACAACAAACGCTTCCAAATGGACTAACCTTTGTTCAATACGATACCCATAAAAGCTATCGGGTGTCAGGTCAATTACTCTATCCAACAGAAATATGCCATATTTTAGGTTTAACGACACGCCCGCTTGTCGAAGGAATTGAGGCGGACTCTATCGATGCCAGTTATACCTGCAAAAATGAAAATAAAAGTTATTCTTGGGTCAAGATGAATAAACTTGAATCGACAGATTGCACGTTATCTTATAGGGCTAGATATAATGAAGACATTATCACATCTGTAGACATTAAACTTGTCGGAGAATGCCTAGAATAG
- a CDS encoding glutathione S-transferase encodes MRANRPAVFYSFRRCPYAMRARLAIRYSQVEVELREVVLKDKPTSLLAYSPKGTVPVLVTNDKQIIDESRDIMQWALSQNDSNNWLRKNQPQLQKQITSLIDENDNEFKAILDKYKYADRHPEYTEAVYREQGCHFLNQLELLLVLHSNLIDEEISLADIAIFPFIRQFASVDKDWFAQSPYPKLRTWLTQHTSSPLFTDIMYKYPQWSAGDKAVYFASAS; translated from the coding sequence ATGAGAGCTAACCGCCCTGCTGTTTTCTATTCATTTCGACGTTGCCCATATGCAATGAGAGCACGACTAGCTATTCGTTATAGCCAAGTTGAAGTTGAGCTAAGAGAAGTAGTTTTAAAAGATAAACCAACAAGCTTGTTAGCTTATTCTCCAAAAGGAACAGTGCCAGTTCTTGTCACGAACGACAAACAGATTATTGATGAAAGTCGCGATATTATGCAGTGGGCGCTATCACAAAACGACAGCAATAATTGGCTTCGTAAGAATCAGCCCCAATTACAAAAACAGATCACCTCACTGATCGATGAAAACGATAACGAATTTAAAGCCATTTTAGACAAATATAAATACGCAGATCGCCATCCAGAATATACTGAAGCAGTGTATCGCGAACAAGGCTGCCATTTCCTGAATCAGTTAGAACTCCTGCTAGTATTGCACAGTAATCTTATTGACGAAGAGATTAGCCTAGCTGATATTGCCATTTTTCCTTTCATCCGCCAATTTGCAAGTGTGGACAAAGATTGGTTTGCGCAATCTCCCTACCCTAAATTACGCACATGGTTAACACAACACACAAGCTCACCTCTGTTTACTGATATTATGTACAAATATCCACAGTGGTCTGCTGGCGATAAAGCCGTGTATTTTGCATCTGCAAGTTAG
- the udp gene encoding uridine phosphorylase: MTTANVFHLGINKLDLKGAELAIIPGDPARVEKIALQMENPQFLASHREYTVYLAELAGKKVVVCSTGIGGPSTSIAVEELAQLGVTTFLRVGTTGAIQEHINVGDMIVTTASVRLDGASSHFAPMEFPAVADFAVATEMKAAVDAEGIKVHMGVTASSDTFYPGQERYDTFSGRVTRRFQGSMQEWQEMGVLNFEMESATLFTMCASQGLRAGCVAGVIINRTQKEIPDEAAMKLVETRSIKIVVDAARRMLTV, encoded by the coding sequence ATGACTACTGCAAATGTTTTTCACCTTGGTATCAACAAATTAGATTTGAAAGGTGCCGAATTGGCAATCATTCCTGGTGATCCTGCGCGTGTCGAAAAGATCGCACTGCAAATGGAAAACCCACAGTTTTTAGCAAGTCATCGTGAATACACTGTTTATTTAGCAGAATTAGCAGGTAAGAAGGTTGTTGTATGCTCAACTGGTATTGGTGGTCCTTCTACATCGATAGCTGTTGAAGAACTTGCCCAGCTAGGTGTGACTACATTCTTACGAGTGGGTACTACTGGCGCAATTCAAGAACACATTAATGTTGGCGATATGATTGTGACTACTGCATCAGTACGTCTTGATGGTGCTAGTTCGCATTTTGCACCAATGGAATTCCCAGCGGTTGCTGACTTTGCTGTTGCAACAGAAATGAAAGCTGCCGTTGATGCAGAGGGCATTAAAGTGCACATGGGCGTTACAGCATCAAGTGATACTTTCTATCCTGGTCAAGAGCGTTACGATACATTCTCGGGTCGTGTTACTCGTCGTTTCCAAGGTTCAATGCAAGAGTGGCAAGAAATGGGTGTTCTGAACTTTGAAATGGAATCAGCAACTCTCTTTACTATGTGTGCAAGTCAAGGTTTAAGAGCTGGTTGTGTTGCTGGTGTTATCATTAACCGTACTCAAAAAGAGATCCCTGACGAAGCGGCGATGAAGCTCGTTGAAACAAGGTCTATTAAAATCGTTGTCGATGCTGCACGTCGTATGTTGACTGTATAA
- a CDS encoding BamA/TamA family outer membrane protein codes for MMLYLAKLKSWLVFSSLILLVMGQIVYADDRTSVEQAGWIDGLLENLGADGEYNQDKVIDFSVLPGPFYNPEMLLGVGVSAIGLYQVDKNDQVSQLSSLIINGFASANGALGVAVENKTFLQQDNLRFYVDGIIANAPEVYYGRGYDENRQDDNKVTFDNQQLSLAPSLRKRISVQSFIGIGMDFNYSSANDIEGGESIVDSGILMESSRSVGANLLVNFDSRDRVLSPSSGRLVEFDSKWYRKEFGSQSDFYVQSLLYNEYLSIGESGDVLAWQVHGRFTRGDVPWDQLSALGGGGLLRGYNSGRYRDEQMLLAQVEYRLNLPGRHGMVFWTGAGGIAERLDKLSTDELLPTAGVGYRFEVKPKVNLRLDMGFGNGDSGFYFNVNEAF; via the coding sequence ATGATGCTTTATCTAGCAAAGTTAAAGTCATGGTTAGTGTTCTCTAGCTTAATATTGTTGGTGATGGGGCAGATAGTTTACGCGGATGATAGAACTAGCGTTGAGCAAGCAGGCTGGATTGATGGTTTATTAGAGAACCTTGGTGCGGATGGCGAGTATAACCAAGATAAGGTGATTGATTTTAGCGTGTTGCCTGGACCTTTTTATAACCCGGAAATGTTACTGGGTGTTGGTGTCTCTGCAATTGGGCTTTATCAGGTAGATAAAAATGATCAAGTGAGTCAGCTATCGTCATTAATTATTAATGGTTTTGCTTCTGCTAATGGTGCGCTGGGTGTTGCTGTCGAAAATAAAACATTTTTACAGCAAGATAATTTACGATTTTATGTTGATGGCATTATTGCTAATGCACCTGAAGTATATTACGGCCGTGGTTATGATGAAAATAGGCAAGATGATAATAAGGTGACATTTGATAATCAACAATTATCACTAGCACCTTCGTTACGAAAACGTATTTCTGTGCAAAGCTTTATTGGCATTGGTATGGATTTTAATTATAGCTCTGCTAATGATATTGAAGGCGGAGAATCGATAGTCGATAGCGGTATATTGATGGAAAGTAGTCGTAGTGTCGGAGCTAACTTACTCGTTAATTTTGATAGTCGTGATCGGGTACTAAGTCCGAGCTCGGGGCGTCTTGTCGAATTTGATTCCAAGTGGTATCGCAAAGAGTTTGGTAGCCAGAGTGACTTTTATGTTCAATCGTTATTATATAATGAGTACCTGAGCATTGGTGAGAGTGGGGATGTATTAGCTTGGCAAGTCCATGGTCGTTTTACCCGAGGTGACGTGCCCTGGGACCAGCTCTCAGCTCTCGGTGGTGGTGGGTTATTACGTGGTTATAACTCGGGGCGCTATCGCGATGAGCAAATGCTATTGGCGCAAGTTGAATACCGTTTAAATCTGCCTGGTCGTCATGGCATGGTATTTTGGACTGGAGCTGGTGGAATTGCTGAACGCCTTGATAAATTATCAACAGATGAACTACTACCAACTGCGGGCGTAGGCTATCGATTTGAGGTTAAGCCTAAAGTTAACCTACGTTTAGATATGGGTTTTGGAAATGGTGATTCGGGGTTCTATTTTAATGTTAATGAAGCCTTTTAA
- a CDS encoding DUF4056 domain-containing protein, producing MTTSFNVMRPNVIQLVKVATFSCGVMLLIACSQHWQVRSSPTDAAVAEALTAQPDRSVLASTELNGFSSLAMPGDVRPCCAFGNAQKVKVGTLQVPFFRYANTLDANDIGAHAFDAGPFSYVKASPDGSRSGENNGQIYTRLGGFIDLAHVRDTADNTIILFYKIYKQLGKEVKIELPPEIGPRYIQLKSFNIEQLEPLQRWNLAADMAARLGYLMAESHEIAQWHGYRSWALWSEEVSAYSPEDIYSNMLGAKIAVALISNNLAMNQTLFNQHMNGWLTAAINKLEPVTAEQTDALFDVIDGDWWDSNEPLPNKFMLLKRHYALGDVQSPYLVDKKAAQAHAHWPLLAPLYQQDNEAKQLSLPRYSQGIDIDEVAKLWLFIDDKFKANFSHIPADMWSNGFTNEFFLALSAYNQIEDDKQLKAKRLSDKS from the coding sequence ATGACTACATCTTTTAATGTTATGCGCCCTAATGTGATACAACTGGTTAAAGTGGCAACTTTCTCGTGTGGCGTTATGTTGTTAATTGCTTGCAGCCAACATTGGCAGGTTCGCTCATCGCCTACAGATGCTGCGGTTGCAGAGGCATTAACGGCGCAACCTGATAGAAGTGTACTTGCAAGTACCGAATTAAATGGTTTTTCAAGCTTAGCTATGCCTGGTGATGTAAGACCTTGCTGCGCTTTTGGCAATGCACAAAAAGTCAAAGTCGGTACATTACAAGTGCCATTCTTCCGTTATGCTAATACACTTGACGCTAATGATATTGGCGCTCATGCTTTTGATGCTGGTCCATTTAGCTATGTAAAAGCATCTCCAGACGGTAGTCGTAGTGGTGAAAATAATGGTCAAATTTATACTCGGCTGGGTGGTTTCATCGATTTAGCCCATGTACGTGATACTGCTGATAACACAATTATTTTGTTTTATAAAATTTATAAGCAATTAGGTAAAGAAGTCAAAATCGAGTTGCCGCCTGAAATTGGACCCCGTTACATCCAATTGAAATCCTTTAATATTGAACAGCTTGAACCATTACAGCGCTGGAATCTGGCTGCTGATATGGCGGCAAGGTTGGGCTATTTAATGGCTGAGTCTCATGAAATAGCGCAATGGCATGGCTACCGTAGCTGGGCGCTCTGGTCTGAGGAAGTATCAGCTTATTCGCCTGAAGACATCTACTCAAATATGCTTGGTGCTAAGATCGCAGTTGCGTTAATTAGTAATAATTTAGCTATGAATCAAACTTTATTTAATCAGCACATGAATGGCTGGTTAACAGCGGCAATCAATAAGCTTGAACCAGTAACAGCAGAGCAGACGGATGCACTGTTTGATGTGATTGACGGCGATTGGTGGGATTCAAATGAACCACTGCCAAATAAGTTTATGCTATTAAAACGGCATTATGCTTTGGGTGATGTTCAGTCCCCTTATTTAGTTGATAAAAAAGCTGCACAAGCGCATGCTCATTGGCCTTTACTCGCGCCACTCTACCAGCAAGATAATGAAGCTAAACAGTTATCTCTACCACGTTACAGTCAGGGGATTGATATAGATGAAGTAGCAAAACTCTGGTTATTTATTGATGATAAGTTTAAAGCTAACTTTAGCCATATACCTGCAGATATGTGGTCAAATGGTTTTACCAATGAGTTCTTTTTAGCATTGTCTGCATATAATCAAATTGAAGATGACAAACAGTTAAAAGCCAAGCGCTTAAGTGATAAGTCATGA
- a CDS encoding virulence protein, with translation MNNNMHFTIAMIAFISSSLSVSANEDLLISTDLDSVSSSNVKHIVGIEKTEALSTALTPDERERLCVKENDRYERNFPIWAQGAIDLGYELPKPYGFSISYMKMDQPLVVDSVAFSGISTRIDQFVKIGVSTAKQESETLTLRGDVWVLPFLNVYGILGSTQGSSTAMVSPVIDLGRLGDKKIGTYAFELDFSGITYGAGTTIVGGIDNWFALLDVNYTNTALDILDGEISSIVVSPRVGYRWKFKGHDMQLWTGAMYQNIEQTFEGNLSDIGVRLPGKWGNGKFKVEQHLEDKWNTLIGGQAQITHNLDLLMEAGVGTRRSVLLSLGYRF, from the coding sequence ATGAATAACAACATGCATTTCACTATAGCAATGATAGCATTTATCAGTAGCTCACTCTCTGTATCCGCCAATGAGGATCTACTAATCTCTACAGATCTAGATTCAGTCAGTAGCAGTAACGTGAAACATATCGTTGGTATTGAGAAAACAGAGGCGTTATCGACAGCATTAACTCCAGATGAAAGAGAGCGACTTTGTGTTAAAGAAAATGATCGATATGAACGCAACTTTCCTATCTGGGCTCAGGGCGCGATCGATTTAGGGTATGAACTACCAAAACCGTATGGTTTTAGTATCTCCTATATGAAAATGGATCAGCCACTGGTTGTAGATTCAGTTGCCTTTAGTGGTATTAGCACGAGAATTGATCAATTCGTTAAAATCGGAGTATCGACAGCGAAACAAGAGTCTGAAACTCTAACACTACGCGGGGATGTTTGGGTTCTACCGTTTTTAAATGTGTACGGCATTCTTGGTTCTACCCAAGGCAGCAGTACAGCTATGGTTAGTCCGGTTATTGATTTGGGTAGATTGGGTGATAAAAAAATTGGAACATACGCTTTTGAATTGGACTTTAGTGGTATTACTTACGGCGCAGGTACAACGATAGTTGGGGGGATTGATAATTGGTTTGCATTACTTGATGTCAATTATACAAATACTGCATTAGATATTCTCGATGGCGAAATTAGCTCTATTGTCGTTTCTCCACGTGTTGGCTATCGTTGGAAATTCAAAGGCCATGATATGCAGCTATGGACTGGCGCTATGTATCAGAACATAGAGCAAACATTCGAGGGGAACCTGAGTGACATAGGTGTTAGGCTGCCGGGTAAATGGGGTAATGGTAAGTTTAAAGTTGAGCAACACCTTGAAGACAAATGGAACACGTTAATTGGTGGGCAAGCGCAAATTACTCATAATCTTGATCTGCTTATGGAAGCTGGTGTTGGTACTCGCCGTAGTGTGTTGCTTAGCCTAGGGTATCGTTTCTAA
- a CDS encoding endonuclease/exonuclease/phosphatase family protein, producing the protein MLKIATFNLFNYIEPPFACYDFDRIYDEQQWQKKQKWIRDYLSVHQPDVIGFQEVFSPDSLKALVAECDYPYFEVVDSADVIEDYIFRSPVVAIASRYPITDITAVMPDTDLAISMGLSSEYQFSRKPLRASIELPHLGTTDCYVVHFKSKRPMLESEDNELATTKAVLDAFTKQMCGSWGSSIQRGSEAALLFQQMIQRRLATNNPMMLMGDFNDVLDNDRDGILSHLTMNTLRFNSDQQAQNIVKLFSLQDSWHLYQHATNGSVASCTQLPRPATHYFYNKGSVLDYILLSCEFNAEYQRSLYEVSDYHTYDRHLINPIYERDSESTDHAIVQINLQLRN; encoded by the coding sequence ATGCTAAAAATCGCCACCTTTAATCTTTTCAACTACATTGAACCTCCGTTTGCTTGTTATGACTTTGATCGAATCTATGACGAGCAACAATGGCAGAAAAAGCAGAAGTGGATACGTGATTACCTTTCCGTGCATCAGCCTGATGTCATCGGTTTTCAAGAAGTGTTTAGTCCTGACTCTTTAAAAGCATTAGTTGCTGAATGTGATTACCCGTATTTTGAAGTGGTCGATAGCGCCGACGTTATTGAAGACTATATTTTTCGCAGTCCAGTAGTGGCTATCGCATCACGCTATCCAATAACAGATATCACAGCCGTCATGCCTGATACCGATCTTGCCATCAGCATGGGGCTATCATCAGAATATCAATTTAGCCGTAAACCACTGCGCGCCAGTATTGAATTGCCACACCTAGGTACAACGGATTGTTATGTTGTGCACTTTAAATCTAAACGGCCAATGCTAGAAAGTGAAGATAATGAACTGGCGACAACCAAAGCTGTGCTCGATGCTTTTACCAAACAAATGTGCGGAAGTTGGGGCTCATCGATACAGCGCGGTTCAGAAGCTGCTTTACTATTTCAACAAATGATCCAACGTCGACTAGCGACTAACAATCCAATGATGTTAATGGGTGACTTTAACGACGTATTAGATAATGACCGCGATGGGATATTATCGCACCTAACTATGAATACCTTACGTTTCAATTCAGATCAACAAGCACAAAATATTGTTAAGCTATTTAGCTTACAAGACAGTTGGCATTTATATCAGCATGCAACAAATGGCTCGGTCGCCAGTTGTACACAACTCCCCCGTCCCGCGACACATTACTTTTACAACAAAGGCTCGGTATTAGATTACATCTTACTGTCGTGTGAGTTTAATGCCGAATATCAGCGAAGCCTCTATGAAGTTAGCGATTATCACACGTATGATCGCCACCTGATTAACCCTATCTATGAGCGCGACAGCGAAAGTACCGACCATGCAATTGTACAAATAAATTTGCAATTGAGAAATTAG
- a CDS encoding calcium/sodium antiporter, whose translation MSLLLPIIAVLVGFILLTVSADRLILVSSTLAKQFGVSVMFIGMTVIAFGTSFPELVVSAIASFNGAEGLAVGNAIGSNIINCGLVLALCALFMPLVIQVRFIKRELPILVVALIAVIALMSNGSITVWDSLILLLLLALYCVYLAKSSSDEDVENELEFLDVSQNRALVETITMLIMLLISSQIMVWGSVQLAKAMGVSDLLIGLTIVAFGTSLPELAAAIAGVRRGMPEIAFATVIGSNTFNLLGVLAFPGLIGDGLQLPVEVLTRDVPMLSIMTAFMVISFTMTYIAVTKRRSALTPEQQSDEAIAADSKLNYRFGRLSGAVLLIMFIGYSWVLFTS comes from the coding sequence ATGTCTTTATTATTACCCATCATCGCAGTGTTAGTTGGCTTCATTTTACTTACCGTAAGTGCCGACCGTCTTATCTTAGTATCATCAACATTAGCCAAACAGTTTGGTGTGTCAGTCATGTTTATTGGTATGACCGTCATTGCCTTCGGTACTTCATTCCCAGAATTAGTCGTAAGCGCAATTGCGTCATTTAATGGTGCAGAAGGTCTTGCTGTCGGTAATGCTATCGGCTCCAACATCATTAACTGTGGTTTAGTGCTGGCGCTTTGTGCTTTATTTATGCCGCTTGTTATTCAAGTACGCTTCATTAAACGTGAATTACCGATTCTAGTTGTCGCACTTATTGCTGTAATCGCGTTAATGTCAAATGGCTCAATTACGGTGTGGGACAGTCTTATCCTGCTCCTATTACTTGCACTTTACTGTGTATACCTCGCTAAATCGTCATCGGACGAAGATGTTGAGAACGAGCTAGAGTTTTTAGATGTAAGCCAAAATCGAGCATTAGTTGAAACTATCACCATGCTGATCATGCTATTAATCAGCTCACAAATCATGGTTTGGGGTAGTGTGCAACTTGCGAAAGCGATGGGTGTTAGCGACTTGTTGATTGGTCTAACGATTGTTGCATTTGGTACGAGCTTACCAGAACTAGCCGCTGCTATCGCTGGTGTTCGCCGTGGTATGCCTGAAATTGCATTCGCGACTGTCATTGGTTCAAACACCTTTAACCTATTAGGTGTATTAGCATTCCCAGGATTAATTGGTGATGGATTGCAACTGCCAGTTGAAGTCTTAACGCGTGATGTACCAATGTTATCTATCATGACAGCATTCATGGTTATCTCATTCACCATGACTTATATAGCGGTGACTAAACGTCGCTCAGCTTTGACACCAGAACAACAATCCGATGAAGCTATCGCAGCAGACAGTAAACTGAACTACCGTTTTGGTCGCCTTTCAGGTGCCGTGTTGTTAATTATGTTTATTGGGTATAGCTGGGTACTTTTTACATCATAA